Proteins from a genomic interval of Undibacterium parvum:
- a CDS encoding nitroreductase family protein: MSDLLQKLQWRYATKKMNPAKVVAQEKIDRIVEAVRLTATSSGLQPYELFVITNKDVREKIKAAAWNQAQITDCSHLLVFAAWDNYTAERINMMFDLTNEERGFKNEGWESYRQQLLGSYPARSAEVNYQHAARQAYIGVGTALIAAATEEVDSTPMEGFDTDAVDAILGLKERGLRSVVIMPLGYREEEQDWLAKLKKIRRPHAQFVTEIK; the protein is encoded by the coding sequence ATGTCCGACCTATTACAAAAGCTGCAATGGCGTTATGCCACAAAAAAAATGAACCCTGCCAAAGTGGTGGCGCAAGAGAAAATTGATCGCATCGTCGAAGCGGTACGTTTGACTGCCACATCGAGCGGCCTGCAGCCGTATGAACTGTTCGTCATCACCAATAAAGACGTGCGCGAAAAAATCAAGGCGGCTGCCTGGAACCAGGCGCAGATCACGGATTGCTCGCACCTGCTGGTGTTCGCCGCCTGGGATAATTACACGGCAGAGCGCATCAATATGATGTTTGATCTGACCAATGAAGAGCGCGGTTTTAAAAACGAAGGCTGGGAAAGCTATCGCCAGCAACTGCTGGGCAGCTACCCAGCACGCAGCGCCGAAGTGAATTATCAGCACGCGGCCCGCCAGGCTTACATCGGCGTCGGCACGGCCTTGATCGCAGCGGCGACCGAAGAAGTCGATAGCACACCGATGGAAGGTTTTGATACCGATGCAGTCGACGCCATCCTGGGATTAAAAGAGCGCGGCCTGCGCAGCGTCGTCATCATGCCTTTGGGCTATCGTGAAGAAGAGCAGGATTGGCTGGCCAAGCTGAAGAAAATCCGTCGCCCACATGCGCAGTTTGTCACCGAGATTAAGTAA
- a CDS encoding LTA synthase family protein, whose amino-acid sequence MTQTSTANSSRATTSSPLQKLILAQRQNIYVRLALIALLCLLPFLVARVALYLFYFEHFRNLNLQQVAMAFWVGLRFDLSVITFSMFLPSIFLLLPFRWAQHPIWQRLWCWIIYLGLLLLVVLLIGDAVYFGEVGRHVGSEISTVRADLAPMLTLALHQYSGLLALFAAFSVLGAWVWHRVVHPVVPVIKHRSLRLIGLLLVLALCVVSGRGGWTNKPISVSDAFFSNSSAQAYLTLNGAFAVSHALADNTPPVHDFMPQQEAIARTQKSLAGQHPVFQDPAYPLYRQLNMAANASAGTSAKPPNVVVLVLESWGAQHIDAIRAHLELPPIGATPHFDALAKQGRLYTRFFANGQRSIVAAQSILASLPTLPGMLFLGEGIEQNRQSFMGEMAQAQNYQTIFLQSDHRVSFRFNSISARAGFATYLGAEDMPELHPKPKPDLVWGTWDHNTLQQANRLFAQAQQTQQPFLGYIFTSTTHAPFMVPEQRWRKYPETSELNKFLNSMYYADWAIAEMMASAKQAGYYDNTIFIITGDHVSGVGDYKQHVPNLYHIPLLIVGPGITPGVDDRIGSHVDILPTIAELAHWSTGYAGIGRSLLDPERVEERVALSVRGEVIDLISNRGWISHNLNRTVGNSADLPDTVKSELEQLLLAHYQSISHLMLENRIQPAAKH is encoded by the coding sequence ATGACCCAGACTTCTACCGCTAACTCTTCCCGTGCCACCACTTCAAGCCCGCTACAAAAACTGATATTGGCGCAGCGTCAAAATATCTATGTACGTCTGGCGCTGATCGCGCTGTTGTGCCTGCTGCCTTTTTTGGTGGCAAGGGTGGCGTTGTACCTATTCTATTTTGAGCACTTTAGAAATCTCAATCTGCAGCAAGTGGCGATGGCGTTTTGGGTAGGTCTGCGTTTTGATCTCTCGGTGATCACCTTTAGTATGTTCTTGCCGAGTATTTTTTTACTACTGCCATTTCGCTGGGCGCAGCACCCGATTTGGCAGCGCTTGTGGTGCTGGATTATCTATCTGGGTTTACTGCTACTGGTGGTTTTGCTGATCGGTGATGCCGTGTATTTCGGTGAAGTCGGTCGCCACGTCGGCTCTGAGATCAGCACCGTACGCGCCGATCTGGCCCCCATGTTGACGTTGGCCTTGCATCAGTATTCCGGCTTGCTGGCACTGTTCGCCGCTTTCTCGGTGCTGGGTGCCTGGGTTTGGCATAGAGTGGTACATCCTGTAGTGCCGGTCATTAAACATCGCTCGCTCAGGTTGATCGGCTTGTTGTTGGTGTTGGCCTTGTGTGTGGTCAGCGGGCGCGGCGGCTGGACCAATAAACCTATCAGCGTCTCGGATGCCTTTTTTTCTAATTCTTCGGCGCAGGCTTATCTGACACTCAACGGTGCCTTTGCCGTGAGTCATGCGCTGGCCGACAATACCCCGCCGGTGCATGATTTTATGCCGCAGCAAGAGGCGATTGCACGCACCCAAAAATCGCTGGCAGGCCAGCACCCCGTATTTCAAGATCCGGCCTATCCGCTGTATCGACAGTTGAATATGGCTGCCAACGCGTCAGCAGGCACAAGCGCCAAGCCGCCCAATGTGGTGGTCTTGGTGCTAGAGAGTTGGGGCGCGCAACACATCGATGCCATCCGCGCACATCTGGAGCTGCCGCCTATCGGTGCCACTCCGCATTTTGATGCGCTGGCCAAGCAAGGTCGTCTGTACACCCGCTTTTTTGCTAATGGTCAGCGCTCTATTGTGGCGGCGCAATCTATCCTGGCCAGTCTGCCTACTTTACCCGGCATGTTGTTTCTCGGTGAGGGCATAGAGCAAAATCGCCAGAGTTTCATGGGCGAGATGGCGCAAGCGCAAAACTACCAGACCATCTTTTTGCAGAGCGATCACCGCGTCTCGTTTCGTTTCAATTCTATTTCCGCGCGCGCTGGCTTCGCGACTTATCTGGGCGCAGAAGATATGCCCGAGCTACACCCTAAGCCTAAGCCCGATTTGGTGTGGGGAACCTGGGATCACAATACCCTGCAACAAGCGAATCGCCTGTTCGCTCAGGCGCAGCAAACTCAGCAGCCATTTCTAGGCTATATTTTCACCTCCACCACGCATGCACCGTTTATGGTGCCGGAACAGCGCTGGCGCAAATATCCCGAGACCAGTGAGCTGAATAAATTTCTAAATTCTATGTATTACGCCGATTGGGCGATTGCCGAAATGATGGCGTCCGCCAAACAAGCCGGCTATTACGACAACACCATCTTCATCATTACCGGTGACCATGTCAGCGGGGTGGGCGACTATAAACAACACGTGCCTAATCTTTACCATATTCCGCTGCTGATCGTCGGGCCAGGGATTACGCCCGGGGTCGATGATCGCATCGGTAGTCATGTGGATATTTTGCCGACTATCGCCGAGCTGGCGCATTGGTCAACTGGCTACGCCGGAATAGGGCGCTCGCTGCTAGACCCCGAGCGAGTCGAAGAACGGGTCGCCTTGTCGGTGCGCGGCGAGGTGATCGATCTGATTTCAAATCGTGGCTGGATCTCGCATAATTTAAATCGCACAGTCGGCAATAGCGCCGACCTGCCAGACACAGTGAAGTCAGAACTAGAGCAACTACTGCTGGCGCACTATCAAAGCATTAGCCACCTGATGCTGGAAAACCGGATACAGCCCGCTGCTAAGCATTAA
- a CDS encoding amino acid aminotransferase, translated as MFQHVEAYAGDPILSLNEAFGKDPRTNKINLSIGIYFDDAGKIPMLPSVRAAELKVVAEAGARPYLPMEGAANFRTAVQHLLFGAEHAAVKAGRVVTLQTVGSSGGLKVGGDFIKRYFPNSTMLISDPTWDNHRAVFEGSGITVKTYPYYDAATGGLRFDAMLAALQQAEKHSIVLLHACCHNPTGVDLTQAQWQALVPVLKERELIPFLDIAYQGYGEGIAEDAYAIRLLGDSGLSFFVANSFSKSMSLYGERCGALSVVCPDAAQAVNVLGQMKANIRRNYSNPPLHGGQIVARVLTDPELRAQWEGEVVAMRERIQAMRKKLHDVLSAKIPGRDFSYFLTQRGMFSYTGLSAEQCDRLKEEFGVYLVRSGRMCVAGLNTGNVEATATAMAAVLA; from the coding sequence ATGTTTCAACACGTCGAAGCCTACGCGGGCGATCCTATTCTTTCCTTGAACGAAGCCTTTGGCAAGGATCCTCGTACCAATAAGATTAATCTCTCTATCGGGATTTACTTTGACGATGCCGGTAAGATCCCTATGTTGCCGTCGGTGCGCGCGGCCGAATTGAAAGTGGTGGCCGAAGCCGGCGCCCGTCCTTATCTACCGATGGAAGGCGCGGCCAATTTCCGCACCGCAGTTCAGCATTTACTGTTCGGTGCCGAGCATGCTGCCGTCAAGGCGGGTCGCGTGGTGACCTTGCAAACCGTGGGTTCTAGCGGTGGATTAAAAGTCGGTGGCGATTTTATTAAACGCTATTTTCCGAACAGCACCATGCTGATCAGCGACCCAACCTGGGATAATCACCGCGCCGTGTTTGAAGGCTCGGGCATCACGGTTAAAACCTATCCTTACTACGATGCGGCTACCGGTGGTCTGCGTTTTGATGCGATGCTTGCTGCCTTGCAGCAAGCCGAGAAACACAGCATCGTCTTATTGCATGCTTGCTGCCACAATCCTACCGGTGTCGATCTGACGCAGGCACAGTGGCAAGCTTTGGTGCCCGTGTTAAAAGAGCGCGAACTAATCCCTTTCCTCGATATTGCCTATCAAGGTTACGGTGAGGGCATAGCCGAAGACGCGTATGCCATCCGCCTGCTGGGCGATTCTGGCTTGAGCTTCTTCGTCGCCAATTCTTTCTCCAAGAGCATGAGCCTGTACGGCGAGCGTTGCGGTGCCTTGAGCGTGGTGTGCCCGGATGCGGCGCAAGCGGTGAATGTGCTGGGCCAGATGAAGGCGAATATCCGCCGCAATTATTCTAACCCACCGCTGCATGGCGGCCAGATCGTGGCACGCGTGCTGACCGATCCAGAATTGCGCGCCCAATGGGAAGGCGAAGTGGTGGCTATGCGCGAACGGATTCAGGCTATGCGTAAAAAACTGCACGATGTCTTGAGTGCCAAAATACCGGGTCGTGACTTCAGCTATTTCCTGACTCAGCGCGGCATGTTTAGCTACACCGGTCTTTCGGCAGAGCAGTGCGATCGCTTGAAGGAAGAGTTCGGCGTGTATCTGGTGCGCTCTGGCCGTATGTGCGTCGCAGGCTTAAATACCGGTAACGTCGAAGCCACCGCCACTGCGATGGCAGCGGTACTGGCCTAA
- a CDS encoding PEP-CTERM sorting domain-containing protein — protein MKNLLASMLLSIVGFSSANATVLTATTNVDNTFRLYVSTSDAVLGSLMGSGNSWPTTYTSSATLAANTTQYIHMVATNQGGPGGFLGMFSLSDNAFAFDNATQLLLTNPTDWKQNTTGFGNATSAAVGEGNNGVGPWGMRPGYGTNSPTWIWNYVSNTGNDFQTVYFSARINAVNNGSQVPEPASLVLLGLGLASLAAARKRGAK, from the coding sequence ATGAAAAATTTACTCGCTTCCATGTTGTTAAGTATCGTCGGTTTTAGTTCTGCCAATGCAACCGTCCTGACCGCCACGACTAACGTTGATAATACGTTTAGATTGTATGTTTCCACTAGCGATGCAGTTTTAGGCAGCTTGATGGGCTCAGGAAATAGTTGGCCAACGACTTACACTTCGAGTGCGACTTTGGCAGCAAACACCACACAATACATTCATATGGTGGCAACCAATCAAGGTGGTCCTGGCGGCTTTCTGGGCATGTTTAGCTTGAGTGACAATGCTTTTGCTTTCGATAATGCGACCCAATTGCTGTTGACGAATCCAACTGACTGGAAGCAAAACACGACTGGTTTTGGCAATGCCACTTCTGCTGCGGTAGGCGAAGGCAATAATGGCGTTGGTCCATGGGGCATGCGTCCTGGCTACGGTACAAATTCGCCAACCTGGATCTGGAACTATGTCAGTAACACTGGTAACGATTTCCAAACTGTTTATTTCTCAGCCAGAATCAATGCGGTGAACAATGGTTCACAAGTACCTGAGCCAGCTTCCCTGGTTTTGTTGGGCCTAGGTTTGGCAAGTTTGGCAGCAGCACGCAAGCGCGGCGCTAAGTAA
- a CDS encoding YeiH family protein, translating into MSSLTAKFPVFSAVNLLVAGPASWLSKVAPGALLSAAIAWFSSALGQVAYFQQHALSTLTIAILLGIFFGNTVFPRIATPCAAGVAFSKQTLLRLAVVLYGLRLTFQDVAQVGVAGVLIDVLMLSSTFVLALLLGLKLFKLDRETVILIGAGSSICGAAAVMATEPVLQAKSEKITVAVATVVVFGSIAMFAYPLLYQLNQEWQWLTVSPQVFGIYIGSSLHEVAQVVAAGRAVSQDAANTAVIAKMLRVMMLAPFLIMLSIYLLRDKRVAEERNQPAEGAFSGISFPWFTLGFMLVVALNSLACLSAEVVNWLINFDGLLMAMAMAALGLTTQVSVIRQAGIKPLLLGALLFLWLMLGGALINLAVFSLWA; encoded by the coding sequence ATGTCTAGCCTAACTGCCAAATTCCCTGTTTTCAGTGCTGTAAATCTGCTTGTCGCTGGCCCGGCTTCCTGGCTATCCAAAGTGGCACCAGGCGCGCTATTGAGTGCAGCTATTGCCTGGTTTTCCAGCGCTTTGGGGCAAGTTGCCTACTTCCAGCAGCATGCGCTGAGCACACTAACGATTGCGATACTTCTAGGAATATTTTTCGGCAATACAGTGTTTCCGCGCATAGCGACACCATGTGCTGCTGGCGTGGCTTTTTCTAAGCAAACTTTACTGCGGCTGGCGGTCGTCTTGTACGGTTTGCGTCTGACGTTTCAGGACGTGGCGCAGGTCGGTGTCGCTGGCGTGTTGATCGACGTCCTGATGCTCAGCTCTACCTTTGTGCTGGCGCTATTGCTAGGCTTGAAGCTGTTCAAGCTTGATCGTGAGACGGTTATCCTGATCGGCGCCGGTAGTTCTATTTGCGGTGCAGCTGCGGTGATGGCGACTGAGCCGGTATTGCAGGCCAAGTCGGAAAAAATTACGGTGGCGGTGGCGACGGTGGTGGTCTTTGGCAGTATCGCGATGTTCGCTTACCCCTTGCTGTATCAGCTAAATCAAGAATGGCAATGGCTGACTGTTTCGCCGCAGGTTTTCGGTATTTATATAGGATCGAGCTTGCATGAGGTGGCGCAAGTCGTGGCAGCGGGGCGCGCGGTTAGCCAGGATGCTGCTAATACCGCAGTCATCGCCAAAATGCTCAGGGTGATGATGCTGGCCCCTTTTTTGATAATGTTATCGATTTATCTGCTGCGCGATAAGCGCGTTGCTGAAGAGCGCAATCAACCAGCTGAGGGGGCATTCAGCGGCATCAGCTTTCCTTGGTTTACTCTGGGCTTTATGCTGGTGGTCGCGCTCAATTCGCTGGCGTGCCTATCTGCTGAAGTCGTCAACTGGCTAATCAATTTTGACGGCCTGTTAATGGCAATGGCCATGGCCGCTTTAGGTTTGACGACGCAGGTCTCTGTGATCCGACAGGCGGGCATTAAGCCGCTGTTGTTGGGGGCATTGTTATTCTTGTGGCTGATGCTAGGCGGGGCACTGATAAATTTAGCGGTGTTTAGCCTATGGGCCTAG
- a CDS encoding LysR family transcriptional regulator: MRLSLRQLQIFLAVCDQGSTAAAANVVALSQSATSAALNELEHLLSTQLFDRVGKRLILNDNGRLLLPQARQLIDDAVNIERQFSGENVSLAIQLRLAASTTIGIYHLPQLLAGFSELTVQANPRVFIANTSEVATAVANFTADLGFIEGPCQQPELIVEPWIKDELIIVCAPSHAVRLNKNATTNRTQDSEQLSLSTLSTSAWLMREAGSGTRAAVEHALLPHLHNLNCAAELSNSEAIKHAAAAGLGLACLSRVLVTDMLALGSLVELHTALPPLQRHFYLIYRKHKIMSSRLAHFMQFCRDWHLS, from the coding sequence ATGCGGCTAAGTCTTAGACAATTACAGATCTTCCTCGCCGTATGCGACCAGGGCAGTACTGCCGCCGCCGCTAACGTGGTGGCTTTGTCGCAATCGGCCACCAGTGCCGCCTTGAATGAACTAGAACACCTGCTAAGCACACAGCTATTCGACCGCGTCGGCAAACGCCTAATTCTCAATGATAATGGGCGCCTACTGTTACCGCAGGCGCGCCAATTAATCGATGACGCAGTCAACATAGAACGGCAATTCTCCGGTGAGAATGTAAGCCTAGCCATACAGCTGCGCTTAGCTGCCAGTACCACCATAGGCATCTACCATTTACCGCAACTACTTGCCGGATTTTCAGAGTTGACAGTGCAGGCTAATCCACGCGTCTTCATTGCCAACACCAGCGAAGTCGCCACGGCAGTGGCCAATTTTACGGCAGACCTGGGTTTCATCGAAGGCCCTTGCCAGCAGCCTGAGCTGATCGTGGAGCCCTGGATTAAAGATGAATTGATCATAGTTTGCGCTCCCTCGCATGCAGTACGGCTAAATAAAAATGCCACCACGAATCGCACTCAGGATAGTGAACAACTTTCGCTATCCACCTTAAGCACATCGGCGTGGCTAATGCGTGAAGCCGGCTCGGGCACCCGCGCGGCAGTGGAACACGCCTTGCTACCCCACCTGCATAATTTGAACTGCGCGGCAGAACTAAGTAACTCTGAAGCAATTAAACATGCGGCGGCGGCTGGACTAGGATTGGCCTGCCTGTCACGCGTGCTGGTGACCGACATGCTCGCGTTAGGCAGCCTGGTAGAACTGCACACAGCACTGCCGCCGCTGCAACGTCATTTCTATCTGATATACAGAAAGCACAAAATCATGTCATCGCGACTAGCGCACTTTATGCAGTTTTGCCGCGATTGGCACTTAAGCTAA
- a CDS encoding CPBP family intramembrane glutamic endopeptidase, whose product MKTSNNQYSQGLSRSARLFAHPISRIFIATLFVALPVALTLILVQQALDKSMRQVWPQMVCAVLCIAAYVMYVNKVEKREVVEFSRVGAANEFGFGVVIGSVAILVVLCTLMATDAFQIVSTNQWITLASPFSEMLLVAFFEEILFRGIIFRIVEKSIGTLSALLISVVLFTLAHFPNAGITLLSIAVTAVAGLLFCAAYMVTRRLWLAVGIHFAWNFMSVAVFSLPTYGHPAKGFLQGKLSGPEWLSGGAYGIEGSLVTLVVLTIVTLWLLRIAKRRN is encoded by the coding sequence ATGAAAACTTCAAATAATCAATATTCTCAGGGACTTTCACGTAGTGCTCGGCTTTTTGCTCACCCGATATCACGAATCTTCATTGCAACGCTTTTTGTTGCATTACCGGTTGCGTTGACATTGATCTTGGTCCAGCAGGCATTGGACAAGTCAATGCGCCAAGTCTGGCCGCAAATGGTGTGCGCTGTGTTGTGTATCGCAGCTTACGTGATGTATGTAAATAAGGTGGAGAAGCGCGAAGTTGTTGAGTTTTCTCGCGTCGGTGCCGCAAATGAATTTGGTTTTGGTGTTGTAATAGGCAGCGTAGCAATTTTGGTCGTCCTCTGCACTTTGATGGCAACCGATGCCTTTCAGATTGTCAGCACGAATCAGTGGATCACCTTAGCATCACCATTTTCCGAAATGCTCCTCGTGGCATTTTTTGAAGAAATTTTGTTTCGAGGAATTATTTTTCGCATTGTTGAGAAGTCAATAGGAACCTTATCGGCTCTTCTAATTTCGGTAGTTCTATTTACATTGGCTCATTTTCCAAACGCTGGTATCACTTTGTTGTCCATCGCCGTCACAGCGGTAGCTGGCTTGCTGTTTTGCGCCGCCTATATGGTCACGAGACGCTTGTGGTTGGCCGTTGGTATCCACTTTGCTTGGAATTTTATGTCGGTTGCCGTGTTTTCGCTTCCAACTTATGGTCATCCTGCCAAAGGTTTTTTGCAAGGCAAACTCTCTGGGCCTGAATGGCTAAGTGGAGGTGCTTATGGGATTGAAGGATCGTTAGTAACGTTGGTTGTACTCACGATCGTAACGTTATGGCTATTAAGGATTGCTAAGCGGAGAAATTAA
- a CDS encoding DUF2306 domain-containing protein → MKRLINLEKRIDWAVPTALLLLSVVPVLAGFVRLSGLVAGGPATPENTRFIASPLPILVHLLSATLFCLLGAFQFSSTFRQSSLDWHRLTGRLLVPFGLFAGLSGLWMTEMYPIDLQQQGVLLYSVRLLVGSAMVLSIVISLLAILRRDIAKHRAWMIRGYALGQGAGTQALLGIPWMLAFGALSGLPRDVLMSAAWMINLALAEWIIRR, encoded by the coding sequence ATGAAGCGCTTGATAAATTTGGAAAAGCGAATTGATTGGGCTGTGCCAACCGCACTGCTTCTATTAAGCGTTGTCCCAGTTTTGGCTGGTTTCGTTCGGTTATCCGGGCTTGTCGCCGGCGGCCCTGCGACTCCTGAAAATACGCGCTTTATTGCTTCGCCTTTGCCCATATTAGTTCACTTACTCAGCGCCACATTATTCTGCCTACTAGGAGCATTTCAGTTTTCCTCAACATTTCGTCAATCTAGCCTAGATTGGCACCGCCTAACTGGGCGCCTGCTTGTGCCTTTCGGGTTGTTTGCTGGTTTGTCAGGCTTGTGGATGACAGAAATGTATCCGATCGATTTGCAGCAGCAAGGCGTGCTACTGTACAGCGTCCGCCTCTTAGTTGGTTCGGCCATGGTGCTATCGATAGTTATTTCTTTGCTTGCCATTTTGCGTCGCGATATTGCGAAACACCGTGCATGGATGATCAGGGGCTACGCGCTCGGTCAAGGTGCTGGCACACAAGCACTTCTCGGAATACCGTGGATGTTGGCTTTTGGTGCACTAAGTGGGCTGCCAAGGGATGTATTAATGAGCGCCGCGTGGATGATCAATCTTGCTTTGGCTGAATGGATAATCCGCAGATGA
- a CDS encoding MipA/OmpV family protein, with translation MTIPSHSISSVGRRTNLVSNTFRLLGTAVVTSLFLPCSLVLAQQTADNRYPDALPTSGIIGVGVASLPKYQGSDETETKGVAILEYHWANGIFVGGDNNTLIGLQYELPSKVQYGSALGIDVGRKESHSRALAGMGDVERKAVFVSFIRAAITDQFSINSSVQIGSGNEHKGALLKLGAAYAIPLNSSMQVSLNVDSTLANDSYMENYFGVSATQASTSRYRVYKASSGLRDVSVGVRLSYQINHDWSVLAAVSSTSLASAAKDSPLALQANTQQVLFGVTYNLK, from the coding sequence ATGACTATTCCATCTCATTCCATCTCATCTGTCGGACGCAGAACAAACCTCGTTTCCAACACTTTTCGCTTGTTAGGTACTGCTGTTGTTACCAGCTTGTTCCTACCATGTAGCTTGGTTCTCGCACAACAGACGGCAGACAACAGATATCCAGACGCGTTGCCAACGAGTGGCATTATTGGCGTTGGCGTAGCTTCCTTGCCGAAGTACCAAGGCTCAGACGAAACCGAAACTAAAGGAGTCGCAATACTGGAATATCACTGGGCGAATGGCATTTTTGTTGGCGGTGACAACAACACATTGATTGGCTTGCAGTACGAATTACCGTCAAAGGTGCAATACGGCTCGGCGCTCGGCATAGACGTTGGCCGCAAAGAGAGTCACTCTAGAGCTCTTGCTGGCATGGGGGACGTGGAGAGAAAGGCAGTGTTTGTCAGCTTTATTAGAGCTGCGATAACGGATCAATTTTCGATCAACAGCAGTGTGCAAATAGGATCGGGTAATGAACACAAAGGTGCTTTGTTAAAACTTGGCGCAGCCTACGCAATTCCATTGAACTCATCGATGCAAGTCAGTTTAAACGTGGATTCGACGTTGGCTAACGATTCCTACATGGAAAACTATTTTGGTGTCAGTGCTACCCAAGCCAGTACGAGTCGATACCGTGTATATAAAGCATCGAGCGGTCTTCGAGATGTTAGCGTCGGCGTGCGCTTATCTTATCAAATTAATCATGATTGGAGTGTGTTGGCCGCAGTGAGTAGCACGAGCTTAGCTAGCGCCGCAAAAGATAGTCCGTTAGCACTGCAGGCCAATACTCAACAAGTGCTTTTTGGCGTGACATACAATCTTAAATAG
- a CDS encoding serine hydrolase domain-containing protein: MHTFIFLRHPRCLNYLIFLSFMVFFCPIVALGKSDGVVLDAHEARTTDTRAQEIDAMLLKYFRLDEPGAVVIVSQYGAILFRKAYGLASIETKLPLQPELTLRVGSITKQFTASAIMLLAEQGKLSVSDEIGKYFPTYPEHGRHVTIEHLLTHTSGIRNYTVMPQFGARMANDVTVDEGISFFWNVAPEFQPGQRFSYSNSNYFLLGAIIEKVSGKKYSDFMRQHIFLPLQMDDTVIEEAETPSSPVIGYTKNRTNILSVAHYSMSWPFAAGALRTNVNDLVRWDSAITAGALLKRESWDRMAIDYTLNDHRRAGYGYGWFIRNIGGNSVLEHGGDIGGFSAHTWRSPQNGIFIAVLANNDAHKPEPDNIAEKIAKIILRH, encoded by the coding sequence ATGCATACTTTTATTTTTTTGCGTCACCCGCGCTGCTTGAATTATTTAATCTTCTTGAGTTTTATGGTTTTCTTCTGTCCCATTGTAGCCTTAGGTAAGTCAGATGGTGTGGTTCTTGATGCACATGAAGCACGTACAACAGATACTCGTGCACAAGAAATTGATGCAATGCTATTGAAGTATTTTCGGCTCGACGAGCCAGGCGCAGTGGTAATTGTTTCTCAATATGGCGCAATATTATTCCGTAAAGCCTATGGTCTAGCGAGTATAGAAACCAAATTGCCGTTACAGCCAGAACTGACGCTACGCGTGGGCTCGATCACTAAGCAATTTACTGCATCGGCAATCATGTTGCTTGCTGAGCAGGGCAAGCTCTCCGTTTCAGATGAAATAGGCAAATATTTCCCCACGTATCCTGAGCATGGCCGTCACGTGACGATTGAACACTTGTTGACGCATACGTCTGGGATCAGGAATTACACGGTGATGCCGCAATTTGGTGCTCGAATGGCAAACGACGTGACCGTAGATGAGGGCATTAGTTTTTTCTGGAATGTGGCACCAGAATTCCAGCCTGGCCAGCGTTTTTCATACAGTAACTCCAACTATTTTCTTCTTGGCGCAATTATTGAAAAGGTGTCCGGAAAAAAATACTCGGACTTCATGCGGCAGCATATTTTCCTGCCTCTGCAAATGGATGATACGGTGATAGAGGAGGCGGAGACGCCTTCGTCACCAGTCATTGGATATACGAAAAACAGAACAAATATCTTAAGTGTGGCGCATTACAGCATGAGCTGGCCTTTTGCAGCGGGCGCATTGCGCACCAATGTTAACGATTTGGTACGGTGGGACTCAGCCATAACAGCAGGAGCTTTGCTCAAGCGAGAGTCTTGGGATCGTATGGCAATAGATTACACCTTGAACGATCATAGGCGTGCTGGCTACGGTTATGGCTGGTTCATTCGAAACATTGGTGGCAATTCTGTGCTTGAACATGGTGGCGACATAGGCGGTTTCAGCGCGCACACTTGGCGCTCCCCCCAGAATGGTATATTTATTGCGGTTCTTGCCAATAATGACGCCCATAAACCCGAACCGGACAATATAGCCGAAAAAATTGCAAAAATTATTTTACGCCATTGA